CCGCCAGGCCAGCGGCACGCCGGCCGCGCGCGCCGCGTCTTCGATGCGCATCGCGCTCAGGTAGCTGTAGTTGCTGCCGAACTCGAACCAGAATTCGACGGTGTGTGGGGCAGGCATGGGCGTCTCCGGGTGGCATCGCATCCGCACAGTATAGGAATAACGATAGCAGGGAATGGCGCCGATTTGTCATGCCATCCATGCATCTGGCGCATGGATGGCATGCATTGCCTGCGCTTGCGCATGGCGCCGGCGCGCGCCACACTGGCGTCAAGGAGGCATGCATGGACAATGTATTGATCGTCACCGGCGCCGGCCGCGGCATCGGCGCCGCCATCGCCCGGCGCGCGGCCCGCGATGGCTACCGGGTCGCGCTCAATTACCTCGGCGACGCCGACAGCGCCGGGGCGCTGTCGGCGGAGATCCGCGCCGCCGGCGGTGTCGCCATCGCGCTGCAGGCCGACGTCGGCGATTCCGGCCAGGTGGACGCGATGTTCGCGCAGGTCGAACGCGAGCTCGGCCCACCGACCGCCCTGGTCAACAATGCCGGCATCACCGGCCGCCTGGCCGGCTTCATGGACAGCGACCCGGACACGATCGCGGCGGTGTTCCGTACCAATGTGCACGGCACCATGCATTGCAGCCGCGCCGCGGTGCGCGCCTTCCGGCGCACAGCGACGAATGGCACGAACCGCGTGATCGTGAACCTGTCCTCGATCGCCGCCATCACCGGCAGCCCGCACGAATACGTGCACTACGCGGCCAGCAAGGCGGCGGTCGAGACCTTTACGCTGGGCCTGGCGCGCGAGCTGGCGCCGGAAGGCATCCGCGTGTGCGCGGTGGCGCCCGGATCGACCCTGACCGGCATCCATGCCCAGGCCGGCGAGCCCGAGCGCCCGGCGCGCATCGCGCCGAAGATTCCGATGGGACGGCTGGCCACGCCGGAAGAAATCGCGGAGCCGGTGCTGTGGCTGCTGTCGCCGCAGGCGGCCTATGTCACCGGCGCCACCCTGCGCTGCGCCGGCGGCCTGTAAGGAGATTCAGGCTTCGGCCAGCTGCATGAAGCGCAGCGGCTCGACCTGCCACTTGGCGGCCGACTCGTGGCGCACGATCCTGTCGGCGCCGCCGAAGCCCAGCCCGCGCGACAGGTCGACCGTCTCGGGCCGGATATACACCTGGTTTTTCGTATGGAAGAACACGTTCACCTTGGGCGTGAGCAGGCTCGATTCGTGCGGCTCGACCACCACGCCCAGCCGCCCCGATTCCAGCAACACCAGGGTGCCGACCGGGTAGATGCCGACGCAGCGCATGAACTCCTGGGCCAGCGCGGGATTGAAATGGAACTTGCTCCACTCGTAGATCTTGCGCAGCGCCTCGGCCGGCGCGATGCCCTTGTGGTAGCAGCGGTCGGACGTGATCGCGTCATAGACGTCGACGATGGCCGCCATCTGCGCCAGCTCGCTGATGACGCCTTCGGCCTGGCGGTCCGGATAGCCGCTGCCGTCGCGCCGCTCGTGGTGGTGCAGGGTGATGTCGAGCGGGATCGGGCCAATGCCCGGCGTGCGCACCAGGATGTCGTGGCCATCGCGCGGATGGCGCTTGACGATGTCGAATTCCTCGTCGCTCAGCGCCCCCTGCTTGTTGAGGATGGCGTCCGGTACCAGCGCCTTGCCGGTGTCGTGCAGCAGGCCGCCCAGGCCGGCCTGGTAGATCATGTTTTCATCCATGCCGCGCGAACGGCAGAAGGCGACCAGCAGCGCGCACACGCTGACCGAGTGCAGGAAAGTGTAGTCGTCCTTGTTCTTGATCTGCAGGAGGCTCAGCAGGGCCCCCGAATTGCGCAGGATCGATTCGGTCACGCTCTGCACCACCGGGCTGACCTGGTCCAGCTCGACCGCCTTGCCCAGGCGCGCGTCCTGCATCACGGTGCGCACCAGGTCCACCGCCTGGCGCCGCACGGTGACGGCGCGCTGCAGCTCTTCGGCCAGCGGCACCCTCACCCGGCTCGTCACGCTCGATGCCAGCGCCGTCACTTCCGCCTCGGTCGCAGCCTCGGCTTCGGCCAGGGTCGGCGCGTCGACGTCCAGCCCGCGACTGCAATCGATCACGACGTTGCGGATGCGCGCGGCGACGATCTTGCGGATCTCGTCGTCTTCCGTGAGCAGGAAGCGGTTACGCACGAACGGATGTTCCATCCAGCCGCAATCGAGGTCGTGGATGAACATGCCCAGCTTGAGCTGTGACGAATCCACTTTCTTCAGCATCGTGTCGCTTCCTGTAGTGATTTGCGCGCTCGTTGGCGCCTTTTATGCACTGAGTATATCAAGTACATGATGAATAAAAACCTGTTGTTGCCACCTGGATACACAATGTGACATGGAGCCAATGCAAACGCATAACTTCGACACTATCTTGACGTTAACGTTAACGTCATATACCGTACCGGCATACCCCGTCCTCACCGCACACAAGGACCCTCCCCTCATGAACGACATCACTCCCGCCGCGAAGCTCGACCTGCCCGAGCAGCCGCGCCTTGCCAACAAGGTCCGCTTCGTCACCGCCGCCTCGCTGTTCGACGGCCACGATGCCTCGATCAACATCATGCGCCGCATCCTGCAATCGAACGGCGCCGAGGTGATCCACCTCGGCCACAACCGCTCGGTCGACGAGGTGGTCACCGCGGCGCTGGCCGAGGACGCGCAGGGCATCGCCATCTCGAGCTACCAGGGCGGCCACGTCGAATACTTCAAGTACATGATCGACCTGCTGCGCCAGCGCGGCGGCGCCCACATCAAGGTATTCGGCGGCGGCGGCGGCGTGATCGTCCCGAGCGAGATCGAGGACTTGCACGCCTACGGCGTGACGCGCATCTTCAGCCCGGAAGACGGCCAGCGCATGGGCCTGGTCGGCATGATCCGCTCGATGCTCGAGGCCTGCGACATCGACCTGTCGCCGTATGCCCCGACCACGCTCGCACCGCTGCAGGCAGGCGACATCGCCGACCGCCACCGCCCGCTGGCCCAGCTGATCACAGCGCTCGAGAACGACAAGGTCGAGCCAACCCTGCGCAAGCAGATCCTGGACACCGCCGACACGCTGCGCGTGCCGACCCTGGGCATCACCGGCACCGGCGGCGCCGGCAAGTCGTCGCTGACCGATGAACTCATTCGCCGCATCCGCCTCGACCAGGGCGACCGCCTGAACATCGCGGTGATCTCGATCGACCCCTCGCGCCGCAAGTCGGGCGGCGCCCTGCTGGGCGACCGCATCCGCATGAACGCGATCAATCCGTGGAACGGCCAGCAGCGCGTGTTCATGCGCTCGCTCGCCACGCGCGAAGCGGGGTCCGAGATCTCGCAGGCCCTGCCCGACGTGATCGCGGCCTGCAAGGTGGCCGGCTTCGACCTGGTGATCGTCGAGACTTCGGGCATCGGCCAGGGCGACGCCGCCATCGTGCCGCACGTCGACACCTCGATGTATGTGATGACCCCGGAATTCGGCGCCGCCTCGCAGCTGGAAAAGATCGACATGCTCGATTTCGCCGACCTCATCGCGATCAACAAGTTCGACCGCAAGGGCGCCCTCGACGCGCTGCGCGACGTGGCCAAGCAATACCAGCGCAACCGCGAGCTGTGGTCCGTGAGCCCGGACCAGATGCCGGTCTACGGCACCCAGGCCTCGCGCTTCAATGACGATGGCGTGACCGCGCTGTACCACGGCCTGCTGCCCAAGCTGGCCGCACTGGGCCTGCAGGTCGAACCGGGCAGCCTGCAGGCGCCGGCCCAGCGCTACTCGAGCGGCAAGAACGTGATCGTGCCGCCGGCGCGCAGCCGCTACCTGGCCGAGATCGCCGACACCGTGCGCGGCTACCACCGCCAGGTCGGCAAGCAGGTCAAATTGGCGCGCGAGCGCCAGCAACTGCAGGAAGCGAAACGCATGCTGGCCGCCGCCGGCAAAGGCGTCGACTTCGACGACCTGATCGTGGAGCGCGAGAATGCGATGGATGGCGAGGCCAAGTCGCTGGTCGCGTCCTGGCCGCAGCTGCAGGCGACCTATGCGGGCGACGAACACGTCGTGAAAATCCGTGACAAGGAAATCCGCACCCGGCTCGTGCAGAAAACCCTGTCGGGCAACCCGATCCGCAAGGTGGCGCTGCCGCGTTTCGAGGACCATGGCGAGATCCTGCGCTTCCTGATGCTGGAGAATGTGCCGGGCAGTTTTCCTTACACTGCGGGAGTTTTCCCATTCAAGCGCGAAGGCGAAGACCCGACCCGCATGTTCGCCGGCGAAGGCGACGCCTTCCGCACCAATAAACGGTTCAAGCTCGTGTCGACCGGCATGGACGCGAAACGCCTGTCGACCGCCTTCGACTCGGTGACCCTGTACGGCGCCGACCCGGCGCTGCGGCCCGACATCTACGGCAAGGTCGGCAACTCGGGCGTGTCGATCGCGACCCTGGACGACATGAAGGTGCTGTACGACGGTTTCGACCTGTGCAGCCCGTCGACGTCGGTCTCGATGACGATCAACGGCCCGGCGCCGACCATCCTGGCGATGTTCATGAACACCGCCATCGACCAGCAGATCGACAAGTTCACCGAGAAAAACGGCCGCGCGCCCACCGCGGAAGAAGCCGAGAAAATCCGCGCCTGGGTCCTGACCGCCGTACGCGGCACGGTGCAGGCCGACATCCTGAAGGAAGACCAGGGCCAGAACACCTGCATCTTCTCGACCGAGTTCTCGCTGAAGGTGATGGGCGACATCCAGGAATACTTCGTCACCCACGGCGTACGCAATTTCTACTCGGTGTCGATCTCGGGCTATCACATCGCAGAAGCTGGCGCGAATCCGATCTCGCAGCTGGCCTTTACCCTGTCGAACGGCTTCACCTTCGTCGAAGCGTACCTGGCGCGCGGCATGAATATCGATGATTTCGCGCCGAACCTGTCGTTCTTCTTCTCCAACGGCATGGACCCGGAATACACGGTGCTGGGCCGCGTGGCGCGGCGTATCTGGGCGGTGTCGATGCGCGACAAGTACGGCGCCAACGACCGCTCGCAGAAGCTCAAGTATCACATCCAGACGTCGGGCCGCTCGCTGCACGCGCAGGAGATCGACTTCAACGACATCCGCACCACCCTGCAGGCGCTGATCGCGATCTACGACAACTGCAATTCGCTGCACACGAATGCGTATGACGAGGCGATCACGACGCCGACCGACGAATCGGTGCGCCGCGCACTGGCGATCCAGCTGATCATCAACCGCGAATGGGGCCTGGCCAAGAACGAGAACCCGAACCAGGGCTCGTTCATCATGGACGAATTGACCGACTTGGTCGAAGAGCAGGTGCTGCAGGAATTCGAGCGCATCGCCGAACGCGGCGGCGTGCTGGGGGCGATGGAAACCGGCTACCAGCGCGGCAAGATCCAGGAAGAGTCGATGCTGTACGAGCACCAGAAGCACGACGGCACGCTGCCCATCATCGGCGTCAATACCTTCCGCAATCCGAAGGGCGAAGGCGCGCCGGCCACGATCGAACTGGCCCGCTCGACCGACGACGAAAAGCAGTCGCAGCTGCAGCGCCTGGACGACTTCCACCAGCGGAATGCGGATGCGGCCCCAAGGGCCCTGGCCGCCCTGCGCCAGGCCGCGATCGACAACGAGAACGTGTTCGCGCGCCTGATGGACGCGGTGCGCGTGTGCTCGCTGGGGCAGATCACGACGGCGTTGTTCGAAGTCGGAGGGCAGTATCGCCGCAATATGTAGAATGGCTGCGTGACCACACGGAGCCAGCGATGACCATCCAGCCCGACCAGCTCGCCGCGCTGATGCGCGAAGTCGAACGGGAAGACCCGATCGACTTCGCCGACCTGCCCTTCCCCGAGGACGAGATGCGCGGCATCGTCGCTACCCATCTGTGCGAGATGGCGGCGGCCATGGAAAGCTTCAGCGAGGAAGACCGCACGCTGACCTTGCTGGCCGTGTCGGCCAAGCTGGTGCTGGAAAACCTGGTGCTGCATGTGCAACTGCTGCGGCGCCACGGCTTGCCGGTGGGAGAGAATGTGGAAGCCCTGCTGCAGCGGCTGCGCGGCGATGGCGACTGAATGCCGATGTAGTCATTTTTTTAACTTCCATGCCGGGCGCATCGGATAAGTTTTGCAACAACCGTATCCGTTTGTACACGGAATCGGCTGTTCCTTCAGGTATTATTTGTTGTTGAGGAATTTCGCTCATCCGGCGAAACGACCGTCTCCACTGCCTGAGGAATCCCACATGCCGCGCCATCCCACCAAGCTCACCTTCACCGCCGCCGTCCTGGCCGGCGCCATCCTGACCGGCGGCCTGGCCGGCTGCAACCGCACCCAGTCGACCGAGACCCTGCTCGCCGAAGCGGCCGAGTACCAGCAAAAAGGCGACATCAAGGCGGCCCTGATCCAGCTCAAGAATGCCGTGGCGAACAGCCCGGAAGACGGCGAAGCGCGCCTGGCGCTGGGCACGTTGCAACTGTCGAGCGGCGACCTGGCCTCGGCCGAGAAGGAACTGGGCCGCGCGCGCGCGCTCGGCGTCCCGGCCGAACGGGTGCTGCCGCTGCTGGGCCGGGCCCTGGCCCAGCAGGGCAAGGTCAAGGAACTGCTGGAACTGGTCACGCCCGAGGCGGCCGGCCAGTCGGCCCCGCTGCTGTCGCTGCGCGGCGATGCGCTGCTGGGCAGCGGCAAGGCCGACGAGGCCAAGCAGGCCTACGAGGCGGCGCTGGCCGCCAACGCCAACTCCGGCGAAGCCCTGATGGGCCTGGCGCGCCTGTCCGCAGTGCGCGGCGACCGCGATGCCGCCGTCCTCTACGTCGACCAGGCGGTGGCCAAGGATCCGAAGAATCCCGAGGTGTTCATCATGCAGGGCGCGATGCTGCGCTCGATGAACAAGCCCGACGAAGCGCTGGCCGCCTATGACAAGGCGCTGGCGCTCAAGCCGGCGCATCGCGGCGCCCACATCGAGAAAGCCAATATCGAGATCGCGCGCGGCAAGTTTGACGCGGCAAAGAAAGAAGTCGAGGCGGCGGAAAAAAATGCACCGGGCAGCCTGCTGGTGGTCTACACCCGCGCCCTGTTCGAATTCTCGCAGGGTAAACACGCGGCAGCCAGGGAAGCGCTGCTGAAGATCCTGAAGGTGGCGCCCGATCACCTGCCGAGCGTGCTGCTGGCCGGCGCATCGGAACTGGCGCTGGGCTCCACCAACCAGGCCGAGCAGCACTTGCGCAAATACCTGGAGAGCGCACCGAACAACGTGTATGCGCGTAAATTACTGGCACAGGCCCAGCTCAAGAATTCGCAGCCGGGGGCAGCCGTCGAGACGCTGGCGCCGGCCCTGAAGGACGCGTCGAAAGATGCGCAGTTGCTGGCGCTGGCCGGCGAATCGTATATGCAGGTCCGCGATTTCGACAAGGCCAGCGACTACCTGGGCCAGGCGGCCGTGCTGGCGCCACAGGCGGCGGCGGTGCGCACCTCGCTCGGCCTGTCCAAGCTGGCGCAGGGCGACAGCGCCGGCGCGTTGAGCGAACTCGAGAAGGGAGCGACGCTCGATCCGAAGTCGGTCCAGGCCACCATGGCCCTGGTGCAGACCGAAATCGGCATGAAGCGCCCTGAGAAAGCCATGGCCGCCGTGCAGGCGCTGGAGAAACAGCAGCCGGACAATCCGCAAGTGCACCAGATAAAGGGCGCGGTATACCTCTTCCAGAACAATGCCGCCGGCGCGCGCGCCGCCTTCGAGAAAGCGCTGTCCCTGCAGCCGGGCTTCCTGCCGGCCGCGACCAACCTGGCGCGCCTGGACATCCAGGAAAACAAGCCGGATGCGGCAAGGGCGCGCTTCACGGCCATCCTGGAGAAGGACAAGAACAATACCGATGCGATGACGGCGCTGGCGGCGCTGGAAATGCAGCAAAAGCGTGTTCCGGAAGCGACGACCTGGCTCGAGAAGGCCAGCGACGCCAATCCGGGCGCGCTCGGTCCCGCGCTCAGGCTCGGCGGCCACTACCTGGCGACCGACCAGGCGCCCAAGGCGCAGGCGCTGGCGCGCAAGCTGCAGACCAACCATCCGGCCGAGCCCGGGGTCATGGAACTGCTCGGACAGACCCAGGTCGCGGCCAAGGATTTCCCCGGCGCCCTGGAAACCTATGGCAAGCTGGTCACGCTCCAGCCGAAATCCGGCCTGGCCCATCTGCGCATGGCCAATGTCAACATGCTGATGAAGAACGATGCGGCGGCCGCCGCCAGCCTCCAGCGCGCCATCAGCCTGCAACCCGACCTGGTGCCGGCGCGCGCCGCCGCGGTCGAAGTGGCGCTGCGCCGCGACCGCCAGGCCGAGGCGCTGCAACTGGCGCGCGACACCCAGCGCGACTATCCGAAGCATCCGCTCGGCTATGTGCTGGAAGGCGATGCCTACCTGGTCAAGCGCCAGGGCGCCCAGGCCGCGGCGGCCTACGAGAAGGCGCTGGCGATCG
This portion of the Telluria beijingensis genome encodes:
- a CDS encoding SDR family oxidoreductase; the encoded protein is MDNVLIVTGAGRGIGAAIARRAARDGYRVALNYLGDADSAGALSAEIRAAGGVAIALQADVGDSGQVDAMFAQVERELGPPTALVNNAGITGRLAGFMDSDPDTIAAVFRTNVHGTMHCSRAAVRAFRRTATNGTNRVIVNLSSIAAITGSPHEYVHYAASKAAVETFTLGLARELAPEGIRVCAVAPGSTLTGIHAQAGEPERPARIAPKIPMGRLATPEEIAEPVLWLLSPQAAYVTGATLRCAGGL
- a CDS encoding HD-GYP domain-containing protein, translating into MLKKVDSSQLKLGMFIHDLDCGWMEHPFVRNRFLLTEDDEIRKIVAARIRNVVIDCSRGLDVDAPTLAEAEAATEAEVTALASSVTSRVRVPLAEELQRAVTVRRQAVDLVRTVMQDARLGKAVELDQVSPVVQSVTESILRNSGALLSLLQIKNKDDYTFLHSVSVCALLVAFCRSRGMDENMIYQAGLGGLLHDTGKALVPDAILNKQGALSDEEFDIVKRHPRDGHDILVRTPGIGPIPLDITLHHHERRDGSGYPDRQAEGVISELAQMAAIVDVYDAITSDRCYHKGIAPAEALRKIYEWSKFHFNPALAQEFMRCVGIYPVGTLVLLESGRLGVVVEPHESSLLTPKVNVFFHTKNQVYIRPETVDLSRGLGFGGADRIVRHESAAKWQVEPLRFMQLAEA
- the prsT gene encoding XrtA/PEP-CTERM system TPR-repeat protein PrsT, which translates into the protein MPRHPTKLTFTAAVLAGAILTGGLAGCNRTQSTETLLAEAAEYQQKGDIKAALIQLKNAVANSPEDGEARLALGTLQLSSGDLASAEKELGRARALGVPAERVLPLLGRALAQQGKVKELLELVTPEAAGQSAPLLSLRGDALLGSGKADEAKQAYEAALAANANSGEALMGLARLSAVRGDRDAAVLYVDQAVAKDPKNPEVFIMQGAMLRSMNKPDEALAAYDKALALKPAHRGAHIEKANIEIARGKFDAAKKEVEAAEKNAPGSLLVVYTRALFEFSQGKHAAAREALLKILKVAPDHLPSVLLAGASELALGSTNQAEQHLRKYLESAPNNVYARKLLAQAQLKNSQPGAAVETLAPALKDASKDAQLLALAGESYMQVRDFDKASDYLGQAAVLAPQAAAVRTSLGLSKLAQGDSAGALSELEKGATLDPKSVQATMALVQTEIGMKRPEKAMAAVQALEKQQPDNPQVHQIKGAVYLFQNNAAGARAAFEKALSLQPGFLPAATNLARLDIQENKPDAARARFTAILEKDKNNTDAMTALAALEMQQKRVPEATTWLEKASDANPGALGPALRLGGHYLATDQAPKAQALARKLQTNHPAEPGVMELLGQTQVAAKDFPGALETYGKLVTLQPKSGLAHLRMANVNMLMKNDAAAAASLQRAISLQPDLVPARAAAVEVALRRDRQAEALQLARDTQRDYPKHPLGYVLEGDAYLVKRQGAQAAAAYEKALAIAPATPVVIKLAEALGAAGKAAEGTRRLAAWAKAHPNDLGAAHYLSNAYLGAKDAKSAIPVLEGIVQRSPQDAMALNNLAWAYGQTRDARALATAERAARIAGDNPAIMDTLGWLLVEQGNIERGLPLLKKAAAAVPNSPEINYHLAAGLAKAGDKEGARKSLDKLLADHQAFPQRDDAQSLRKTL
- the icmF gene encoding fused isobutyryl-CoA mutase/GTPase IcmF, yielding MNDITPAAKLDLPEQPRLANKVRFVTAASLFDGHDASINIMRRILQSNGAEVIHLGHNRSVDEVVTAALAEDAQGIAISSYQGGHVEYFKYMIDLLRQRGGAHIKVFGGGGGVIVPSEIEDLHAYGVTRIFSPEDGQRMGLVGMIRSMLEACDIDLSPYAPTTLAPLQAGDIADRHRPLAQLITALENDKVEPTLRKQILDTADTLRVPTLGITGTGGAGKSSLTDELIRRIRLDQGDRLNIAVISIDPSRRKSGGALLGDRIRMNAINPWNGQQRVFMRSLATREAGSEISQALPDVIAACKVAGFDLVIVETSGIGQGDAAIVPHVDTSMYVMTPEFGAASQLEKIDMLDFADLIAINKFDRKGALDALRDVAKQYQRNRELWSVSPDQMPVYGTQASRFNDDGVTALYHGLLPKLAALGLQVEPGSLQAPAQRYSSGKNVIVPPARSRYLAEIADTVRGYHRQVGKQVKLARERQQLQEAKRMLAAAGKGVDFDDLIVERENAMDGEAKSLVASWPQLQATYAGDEHVVKIRDKEIRTRLVQKTLSGNPIRKVALPRFEDHGEILRFLMLENVPGSFPYTAGVFPFKREGEDPTRMFAGEGDAFRTNKRFKLVSTGMDAKRLSTAFDSVTLYGADPALRPDIYGKVGNSGVSIATLDDMKVLYDGFDLCSPSTSVSMTINGPAPTILAMFMNTAIDQQIDKFTEKNGRAPTAEEAEKIRAWVLTAVRGTVQADILKEDQGQNTCIFSTEFSLKVMGDIQEYFVTHGVRNFYSVSISGYHIAEAGANPISQLAFTLSNGFTFVEAYLARGMNIDDFAPNLSFFFSNGMDPEYTVLGRVARRIWAVSMRDKYGANDRSQKLKYHIQTSGRSLHAQEIDFNDIRTTLQALIAIYDNCNSLHTNAYDEAITTPTDESVRRALAIQLIINREWGLAKNENPNQGSFIMDELTDLVEEQVLQEFERIAERGGVLGAMETGYQRGKIQEESMLYEHQKHDGTLPIIGVNTFRNPKGEGAPATIELARSTDDEKQSQLQRLDDFHQRNADAAPRALAALRQAAIDNENVFARLMDAVRVCSLGQITTALFEVGGQYRRNM